A genomic stretch from Lycium ferocissimum isolate CSIRO_LF1 unplaced genomic scaffold, AGI_CSIRO_Lferr_CH_V1 ctg298, whole genome shotgun sequence includes:
- the LOC132043883 gene encoding uncharacterized protein LOC132043883, translating to MEVQNLANSLVRLNISDLVKVLVCVETRSSLLGQIRAQQFDNAKLCNIFDKVLNGEAKESMHDNERVLRIKARMCVPRVGVHIIHNAEKLARIYIREIMRLHGVPVLIISDRDLLRESLDKVKLIQEKLLAAQSRLKVYADWKVRELEFMEGEQVFLKISPMNGVIRFGKKDKLSPSYIGPFEIPHRVGVVTYELALPPGLSGVHLVFHVSMLKRYHSDGSYIICWDSMFLNENYSYKEEPIAILNRQVRKLRSKEIASIKVQ from the exons atggaggttcagaatCTAGCTAACAGTCTTGTGCGACTCAATATTTCAGATCTGGTCAAGGTTTTAGTCTGTGTTGAGACGAGGTCGTCTCTTTTGGGGCAGATCAGGGCACAACAGTTCGATAATGCTAAATTGTGTAACATTTTCGATAAAGTGTTGAATGGTGAGGCTAAGGAGTCCATGCATGATAATGAGAGGGTCTTGAGGATCAAGGCACGcatgtgcgttcctcgtgtggGTG ttcatATTATacataatgcagagaagttggccaGGATTTACATCAGAGAGATTATgcgattgcatggggttcctgtTCTTATTATTTCAGACCGAG ATTTGCTGAGGGAGTCCTTGGACAAGGTGAAGCTGATTCAAGAAAAGCTTCTGGCAGCTCAGAGTAGGTTAAAGGTGTATGCGGACTGGAAGGTTCGAGAGTTGGAGTTTATGGAGGGTGAGCAGGTTTTTTTGAAGATTTCGCCAATGAATGGTGTTATacgatttgggaagaaggacAAGTTGAGCCCGAGTTATATTGGTCCATTTGAAATTCCCCATCGTGTTGGTGTAGTGacttatgagttagctttgccACCAGGCCTGTCAGGTGTTCATCTggtatttcatgtttccatgCTGAAGAGGTACCATTCAGACGGTTCTTATATCATTTGTTGGGACTCCATGTTTCTTAATGAAAATTATTCTTATAAGGAagagcctatcgcgatcttgaATAGGCAAGTGAGAAAGTTGAGATCAAAAGAGATAGCTTCAATCAAGGTGCAATAG